Below is a window of Flavobacterium sp. N2820 DNA.
TTTTAGTAAATGATAACGTTATTGGGAGCGTTGGAATTGCAGGAGCAGGCGGACCCGAACAAGACGATGCAATAGCACAACAATTAGTAAAATTATTCAATTAATACATTAAAAATTATGAAAAAATTAATCCTTTCAGCTCTCCTAATTCTTTTTACAACAGGAATGGTAGCACAAACAGAAAAACATCAATTATCAAGTCATATTCTCGATGTCAGCAAAGGTACACCAGCGAGTGGGGTAACCATCAAACTTGAAAAATTAGAAGAAAAAACAAATAATTGGATTAAAATCGATGAAAAAGTAACTGATAAAAATGGGCGAATTACCGATTTTTTGAAGACCGACAATTCAAATGTAGGTATATATAAACTTACTTATTTCACAAAAGAATATTTTAAACGAAATCAAACCGAAAGCTTTTATCCCTTTATAGAAGTTGTATTTCAAATATCAGATGAAAGTCATTATCATGTTCCAATAACACTTTCAGCATTTGGATATGCAACCTACAGAGGCAACTAAATAATACATCTTATCCCTTGTAAAAACCTGTTTTTTGTAGGGTAACACCCCACACTACGCTGTAAAATCTATGATTCAACGAAGTGCATCAATTTGAGTTCGTATACATTGTAGATGCTGAAACGAGTTCAGCATGACAACTATGAGGAGATGCTGAAACGAGTTCAGCATGACAACAGTGAAAGGAGATGTTGAAATGATTTAATGTTTGTTGCTCATTACAAATACAAGTTTTCCACCTTTCATTAGTTCTGTGTGGGTTAGGGTTAACTTTTGAAGCGGTTTGCCATTTAGTGTGATGCTTTGTACAAAAACATTTTCGTCGGATTGATTTTGCACTTCAATTTCAAAGACTTTCCCGTTTTCTAAATTTAGTATGGCATTGTGTACCAATGGGCTGCCTATGGCATAGTCTTCCGCACCTGGTGCTACTGGATAAAAGCCTAAACTACTAAAGATATACCAGGCACTCATTTGTCCGCAATCGTCATTCCCTCCTAACCCATCCGGTGTAGGTTGGTATTGTTTGTTTAAAATTAAGCGAACTTGTTGTTGGGTTTTCCAAGGTTCGTTGGTCCAATTGTACAAATACGGTACGTGGTGCGCTGGTTCATTTCCGTGTACATACCCGCCAATGATGCCGTCACGCGTAATGTCTTCGGTTTCGGCGAAAAAGGAATCGGGTAAGTGCATACTGAACAGGGTATCTAATTTTTTAGCGAACGCTTTTTTACCTCCCATTTTTTCGACCAATGCCGCTGGGTTGTGCGGTACGAAAAAACTATAATTCCAACTGTTCCCTTCGATAAACCCTTGTCCGTGTGTGCTGTAGGCGTCAAATTCTTTTTTAAAGGTACCGTTTTCTAATTTTGGACGCATGAATCCAACCGAAGCATCATAATTATTTTTCCAATTGTCGGCACGTTTTATAAATTCGGCATACACACTTTCCTGATTTAATTTTTTGGCAAGTTGTGCAATTGCCCAATCGTCATAAGCATATTCTAAAGTATTTGAAACCGAAATACCACTAGCTTCAGCCGGAATATAGCCTTTATCCATATAGGCTCCGATGCCTTCATAACTGCGCTTTTTGGCTGTAGTTACACAAGCTTCTAAAGCAACCATTGGGTCGCCTTTATAGGTTCCTTTGATGATGGCATCTGCAATTACGGCTACACTGTGATACCCACTCATGCACCAATTGTCATTGGCGTGATGGCTCCAAATAGGCAACATGTGCAAACTACTTTGCTTGTAATGCTCTAGCATCGATTGTACCATGTCTGCATTTCTTTTGGGTTGTATTACGTTGAACAACGGATGTAGCGTTCTGTAGGTATCCCATAACGAAAAAGTAGTGTAATTGGTAAAACCATCGGCTGTATGCATGTCCTGATCTAATCCTTTGTATTCGTTATTGGAATCCATGTATACTGTAGGACTGATGAAGGCATGGTAAAGACCCGTGTAAAAATTAATCATGTGGCTAGGACTGGCTTCAATTTGAATTTTATTTAATTCGGCATTCCATTGCTCTTGGGTTTGTTGTTTGACTTTTTCAAAATTCCAATGCGGGATTTCTGCCTGCATATTGGCGAGTGCATTTTTTTGGCTCACCGGAGATAAGGCGAATTTGATTTGAATTTTCTCGTTTTCTTCGGTTTCGAAGTCAAAGAACATTCTGATTTTTTTTCCTGCTATTTCTGGAAAATTTTGAGTGGTATTGAATTTTCCCCAAAACCCTCGATAGACTTGTTTGGAATCCCAATTTTTATGTCCATACGACTTAAAAGGTTTAGAAAAACTCATGGCAAAATACACCGTTCTGTTTTTCGCCCAACCATTGGTTTGTTTGTACCCCGTAATTAAAGTATCGTTCACGACCCGAACGTACGTCCACACCGTTTTATCTTCATAATTATAAATCCCAGCCATTAGGTCAAGGATGATGTGTGCTTCTTTGCTTTTAGGAAACGTGTATTGGTGCATTCCCACTCTGGTGGTTGCTGTTAGTTCTGCAAGAATATTGTGGTCTTTGAGTTTTACTTTATAATATCCCGCTTCAGCCGTTTCCTCCTCATGACTGAAAGCGGAACGAAAGCCTTTTTCGGGTTGTTGTGCAGTGCCTGGGTTCAGTTGTAAAGGACCTGTTGTAGGCATGATTTGGAAATCGCCTAAATCGGAATGTCCTGTTCCACTGAAATGCGTGTGACTAAAGCCAACAATTGTTTTGTCGTCGTATTGATAACCCGCACAATATTTGTATACGTCTGGATTGTATTTTCCATTGACTGCATACGGAATGGTGTCAGTATCTGGGCTTAATTGCACCATTCCGAAAGGCGCAGTAGCCCCAGGATATACATGTCCCATTCGTTGGGTACCGATAATAGGTTTTACGAATGGAAGTAGGTTTTTATTTGTTTTTTGCGCACTTACTACTAACGAAAGTACTGCTGTAAAAAGGGTGAAATATTTTTTCATTTATTTGCTGGTTGACATTGAAAAAGGGAAATATGCTGGTTGTGTACCTCGAGTGGTATTAGGTGTTGGAGCCATCTCAAATTGCAACGTTCCACCTTTTAGTATCGCTTCATGACTGATCCAATTGAAGGGATATTCTTTTTTATTTAGTGTGCAATTTTGGATGTATTTGTTATCCGCGCTGTTGTTAGGTGCGGCAATTATAAATTGTTTTCCGTTTTCTAAATGTAACGTCACTTTTTTAAATAAGGGTGTACCCAATACATATTGATTGGTTGCAGGACAAACCGGATAAAAACCCAATGCCGAAAACACATACCAAGCCGAAGTTTGTCCGTTATCTTCGTCGCCACAATACCCATCGGGAGTGGGTTGGTATAATTTTGCCATCACTTCTCGTATCCAATATTGTGTTTTCCAAGGTTCACCCGCATAATTGTAGAGGTAAATCATGTGTTGAATAGGTTGATTTCCGTGTGCATACTGTCCCATATTGGTAATTTGCATTTCTCTGATTTCATGAATGGTTTGTCCGTAGTAGCTGTCATCAAAATCAGGAGGCATTGTAAATACCGCATCTAATTTTGCTGTAAAATCTTTGTAACCTCCCATCGCTTGTGCTAAACCATCGATGTCATGAAACACACTCCAACTGTAGTGCCAGCTGTTTCCTTCTGTGAATGCATCGCCCCATTTTAAAGGATTAAAAGGCGATTGAAAGCTACCATCTTTATTTCTGCCGCGCATTAATTTTGTTTCAGGATCGAATACATTTTTATAATTCATCGCTCGTGATTTGTACAAATCAATTTCGGCTTGTGGTTTGTTTAGTGCTTTGGCCAATTGATAAATCGTAAAATCGTCATAGGCATATTCTAGCGTTCTTGCTGCGTTTTCATTGATATTAACATCATAGGGCACATAGCCTAATTTATTGTAAAATTCAACGCCTTTTCTACCCGTTGCTTGTGGTCCTTCGTTATTTGCCCCGTGCAATAGCGCTTCATATAAGGTCTCAATTTCATCGATTTTTACCCCTTTTATATATGCATCCGCTACAACCGAAGCCGAGTTGTTCCCAATCATAATATCACTGTAGGATGGACTGCTCCATTCGGGCAACCAACCACCTTCTAGATAATCATTTACCAAACCTTGCTGCATTTCTCTGTTTATCGCAGGATATGCTAAGTTTAACAAGGGATATAACGCACGAAAGGTATCCCAAAAACCCGTACCTGCAAAGCGATATCCTGGCTTTACGGTTCCTAAATAGGGACTATAATGTATGGGTTGCCCTTGTGCGTTGATTTCGTACATTTTCATTGGAAAAAATACGGTTCGATATAGCGTTGAATAAAAGGTACGCATTTGATCTGGTGTTCCTCCTTCCACTTGAATTTTGCTTAGCGTTTGATTCCATACCGCTTTGGCTTTTTGTTTCACGGTTTCAAAATCATCCGATCCAATCTCTTTTAGGTTGCGTTCTGCTTGTTCCCAACTTATAAATGAAGAGGCTACTTTTGCCGAAATTTTTTCGCCTTTTTTTAGGTTTTTGAAATGGATTAATCCTGATATATGCCCCCCCGAAAGTTCTAACTCGTTCATTTTAGTGGCATCACTCCATAGTGAACTGGGATCAAATGCTTTATCAAAAACGATTACGAAATAATTTTTAAAGTTATTGAGTTTACCACGCGCATATTTTGTACTGTACCCGATGATTTTGTTTTCTGATGGAATAATTTTAAGATAAGACCCTCTGTCAAATGCGTCAATTACGATATAGCCGTTAGCTGTTTCTGGAAATGTAAATAGAAAAGCCGCAGCTCTTTCTGTGGGCGTAATTTCTGTAGTAATGTCGTAATCGGCTAAATAGACACTGTAATAATACGGTTTTGCGATTTCTGTTTTATGGCTGAACCAACTGGCGCGTTGTTCTTCGTCTACGGTTTCTTTTTGCACCATTGGCATTAAAGAAAACATGCCATAATCGTTCATCCAAGGAGAAGGCTGATGCGTTTGTTTGAAGCCTCTAATTTTAGTTGCATCATAGGTATATTGCCATCCGTTTCCGTTGTTTCCTGTTTGTGGCGTCCAAGCGTTCATCCCCCAAGGTAAGGCTATGGATGGATAGGTATTTCCATTGCTTAGTTCATAATTGCTATCGGTTCCCATTAAAGGATTAATCCATTCTACTAAGTCGTTATTTTTGCTGTTTTCTTGCGCCATACTGTTAACAAGAAATACTAAAAAAATAATTGTAAACCTTTTAGTCATGTTTCTAATTCGTTGTGATTGTTTTTCAAATATACTAAAATTGATTCGCTTAGCTTTTATTTTCTAATTCATTCCATAGATTTTAACTTTTAAGCCAAATGCGTAATCGATACCCAATTTTAGTGCTCATTAGTAGGGTTCAATGGTTGTATGAATTTTATACAATAGTGCTAAAGCAATCGAAAAAGTGTACATTTGAAAAACTTTTTAGCCCATATGGACTCACTCACTCAAATCGTCCTCGGAATTGCCACAGCTGAATTAGTAGCTGGTAAAAAACTGCACAACAAAACCTTTTTGTATGGTGCTGTTTTGGGAACAATTCCCGATTTAGATATTGTGGTTGGGAAATTTATGAGTGCTGTCGGAGGCGTTGCCATTCATAGAGGTTTGAGTCATTCCCTACTCTTTTTTGTGTTTTTGGCGCCCGTTTTGGGATGTTTAATTTCCAAAATAGAAAAAGAGAAAATCAATTTTAACAGCGCTACTTTATTAGCGTTTTGGTGTTTGGTTACCCATGTTGTGTTGGATGTATTTACCTCTTGGGGAACACAAATCTTTTGGCCTTTGGAACACCGATTTGCCTTGAAAACCATCTTTGTAATTGACCCTTTGTATACCATTCCGCTTTTGATTAGCTTGATTTTTGTCTGGAAAAATAGCGACTATTTCCTCCGTAGAAAATATGCAATTCGTGGATTGATTAGCAGTTCTTCGTATTTACTTTTGACGTGTATTTTGAAACTTTTTGCTTTGCAACAATTCGAAACCGCTTTGCAAAATCAAAATTTCGCTTACCAAGAACTAATTGTAAAACCCACCGCTTTCAATTGTATCCTTTGGAATGCAAATGTAGCTACTCCAAAAGGCTATTATCTAGCCGATTATTCGTTATTTGATTCGCAACCGATTCGGTTTACTTTCTATCCTAAAAATGAAGAATTGGAAGAAAAATTGGTAAATTCTGATGATTTCCAGCGCCTTAAAAAGATTAGCGAAGGTTGGTATTTGGTTACCGAACACAACAATCGTTTATTTTTTAATGATTTACGCTTTGGTTTATTGAACGACCAACCTGAAAATCCGCAATTTGCTTTTAGTTATGAATTTGTGAACGAAGCCCACGGAACGTTAGTCGCTCACGAAGTACCAAAAGCCAAACGAGACGGAAAAGCATTGCTCCAAAAGATTGTGACACGGATAAAAGGAAATTAATTATTCCTTGGTACTCATTTTAATCTGCAAATGATTCAGTAAGACTTGATATTTACTGATTTCTCTCAAAACTACTTCATCATTCGAAGCGTCTAGCATTTCATCTAACCTATCGCTCACTTCAATTAATTTGATGCTGGCTTGCGAAAAATGCTTCATTGCCATATAATCAATAATCAATTGAACCTCTTTTTTTATTGCTGTAAATTGGTCTTCCATATTTAATTTATTTTCCTCTTAGCAGATTGATACTTACCGTTGCATAATCGGTTTCGGGATATTTTTTAAAGTAATTGGCATCCGAATGCAATCCCGCTTCGGCCGCTATTTTTTGCAACTCCTCAATTTCTACAATAAACTGATCTGAAAAGCCGTGCGTAGCATCATAAGCTGTGGCGGCAGTTCTTCCTAGATTTTGAGCTGTCAATTGAGGTGCAACGGTATGTAATTCGATAATCAAAAGGCCAAATTTACGAACAAACGGACTCCATTTATTAAAATGTTCCAATAAATTATCTTCTACAGCGTTGTTGGAAATGCGAACTCCACGATGTGCAAAAGCTCCTGTGGAAGAACTAATTCTATTGTTGGTGATTACCTTTGGGTCTTCCCAAATACGATTGTGGTCTAAAAACGTGCGCACATTCAACAAATCTTTCAAATCGATGTTGTAATTTTCTTGTAAATCACTATTCAACAAATTCGGATTTCCAATGTCGCCCCAAATGACTTTAGCCCAAATATCGGCTTTAATCAAATTGGCTCGTGTGACTTTCAGCGCTGCTTGGTTGTAATCGGCTCCTACCAAAAACAATGGATAATCATCTAACATTTTGCCTCGCAACGTTTGACGTTCAATGACTTCAAAAATATGTTGCAAAAAAGCGCCATTTCCGCAACCCATATCTAAAATCCCTTTCGGTTGTTCGGCAATAGGTTTATTAAATAATTCGATAATGATATCGTCAATTACTTTGAAATACGTTGCATGTGCACCACCACTTCCCCAGACATTCATTTCGCGATTGACGTGAATTTCGTCTTCATTTTTACTGATGTTTCGCAACTCACTTGCATTGCCAAACAACAAACTATCGATGTGTTTGAACATTGGAAGATAGGAAACTGTAACCCCATAAGCCGAAGCGCGTTTGGCAAAGAAAAAACCATCTTCGGTAAATTGATAATTGTCGTTTTTCTTGGAAAACCATCCCAAGTGTACAAAAAAGTCGAGAATTTTAGCGAAAGCTTCCGGATGCTTGTGAAATTCATCGGCACGGAACGAACTTTCCATGAAATACTTGTGAAACATACCGGTCATTCCTAAGTTGACGACAATCGGTCCCACCAAATAACCTTCGATATGGGTTAGTATCTGCTCTTGAATGGTTCTCAAATTTTCATCTTCTTCAAAATGAATGTGATAGTTTTCGGTAAATTTCTTTAAAATTGGCTCCAGTATTGTAATCGATTCCGAATCCATTTTATTTGCCGTAAACACCGAAGTTTGGGTCAACAATTGAAACGTATCTTCGTATAATGGAACAAGAGAAAACACAAATTCGCTATTTGGTAAAGTTGAAATTGTAACGCTTCCCGATGAATTTTCTACATTATAATGAACAAAACCTTGTGAAGCCATAACGCGTAAAGCAACATTTAAATACCCTTCATTTGCATTAAATTTGTTGGTAAGTTGAGCTAAAGTGACGGTTTTTTCTTTTAGAAGATAGTCTAAAACGCCTTTTTGGAACAACGAATAAGCAACTGGAACAACTACTAATCCGTCTAAATGTCTAAAAATAGCTTC
It encodes the following:
- the uraH gene encoding hydroxyisourate hydrolase; its protein translation is MKKLILSALLILFTTGMVAQTEKHQLSSHILDVSKGTPASGVTIKLEKLEEKTNNWIKIDEKVTDKNGRITDFLKTDNSNVGIYKLTYFTKEYFKRNQTESFYPFIEVVFQISDESHYHVPITLSAFGYATYRGN
- a CDS encoding GH92 family glycosyl hydrolase gives rise to the protein MKKYFTLFTAVLSLVVSAQKTNKNLLPFVKPIIGTQRMGHVYPGATAPFGMVQLSPDTDTIPYAVNGKYNPDVYKYCAGYQYDDKTIVGFSHTHFSGTGHSDLGDFQIMPTTGPLQLNPGTAQQPEKGFRSAFSHEEETAEAGYYKVKLKDHNILAELTATTRVGMHQYTFPKSKEAHIILDLMAGIYNYEDKTVWTYVRVVNDTLITGYKQTNGWAKNRTVYFAMSFSKPFKSYGHKNWDSKQVYRGFWGKFNTTQNFPEIAGKKIRMFFDFETEENEKIQIKFALSPVSQKNALANMQAEIPHWNFEKVKQQTQEQWNAELNKIQIEASPSHMINFYTGLYHAFISPTVYMDSNNEYKGLDQDMHTADGFTNYTTFSLWDTYRTLHPLFNVIQPKRNADMVQSMLEHYKQSSLHMLPIWSHHANDNWCMSGYHSVAVIADAIIKGTYKGDPMVALEACVTTAKKRSYEGIGAYMDKGYIPAEASGISVSNTLEYAYDDWAIAQLAKKLNQESVYAEFIKRADNWKNNYDASVGFMRPKLENGTFKKEFDAYSTHGQGFIEGNSWNYSFFVPHNPAALVEKMGGKKAFAKKLDTLFSMHLPDSFFAETEDITRDGIIGGYVHGNEPAHHVPYLYNWTNEPWKTQQQVRLILNKQYQPTPDGLGGNDDCGQMSAWYIFSSLGFYPVAPGAEDYAIGSPLVHNAILNLENGKVFEIEVQNQSDENVFVQSITLNGKPLQKLTLTHTELMKGGKLVFVMSNKH
- a CDS encoding GH92 family glycosyl hydrolase; its protein translation is MAQENSKNNDLVEWINPLMGTDSNYELSNGNTYPSIALPWGMNAWTPQTGNNGNGWQYTYDATKIRGFKQTHQPSPWMNDYGMFSLMPMVQKETVDEEQRASWFSHKTEIAKPYYYSVYLADYDITTEITPTERAAAFLFTFPETANGYIVIDAFDRGSYLKIIPSENKIIGYSTKYARGKLNNFKNYFVIVFDKAFDPSSLWSDATKMNELELSGGHISGLIHFKNLKKGEKISAKVASSFISWEQAERNLKEIGSDDFETVKQKAKAVWNQTLSKIQVEGGTPDQMRTFYSTLYRTVFFPMKMYEINAQGQPIHYSPYLGTVKPGYRFAGTGFWDTFRALYPLLNLAYPAINREMQQGLVNDYLEGGWLPEWSSPSYSDIMIGNNSASVVADAYIKGVKIDEIETLYEALLHGANNEGPQATGRKGVEFYNKLGYVPYDVNINENAARTLEYAYDDFTIYQLAKALNKPQAEIDLYKSRAMNYKNVFDPETKLMRGRNKDGSFQSPFNPLKWGDAFTEGNSWHYSWSVFHDIDGLAQAMGGYKDFTAKLDAVFTMPPDFDDSYYGQTIHEIREMQITNMGQYAHGNQPIQHMIYLYNYAGEPWKTQYWIREVMAKLYQPTPDGYCGDEDNGQTSAWYVFSALGFYPVCPATNQYVLGTPLFKKVTLHLENGKQFIIAAPNNSADNKYIQNCTLNKKEYPFNWISHEAILKGGTLQFEMAPTPNTTRGTQPAYFPFSMSTSK
- a CDS encoding metal-dependent hydrolase, translating into MDSLTQIVLGIATAELVAGKKLHNKTFLYGAVLGTIPDLDIVVGKFMSAVGGVAIHRGLSHSLLFFVFLAPVLGCLISKIEKEKINFNSATLLAFWCLVTHVVLDVFTSWGTQIFWPLEHRFALKTIFVIDPLYTIPLLISLIFVWKNSDYFLRRKYAIRGLISSSSYLLLTCILKLFALQQFETALQNQNFAYQELIVKPTAFNCILWNANVATPKGYYLADYSLFDSQPIRFTFYPKNEELEEKLVNSDDFQRLKKISEGWYLVTEHNNRLFFNDLRFGLLNDQPENPQFAFSYEFVNEAHGTLVAHEVPKAKRDGKALLQKIVTRIKGN
- a CDS encoding class I SAM-dependent methyltransferase encodes the protein MMKRNQLREAIFRHLDGLVVVPVAYSLFQKGVLDYLLKEKTVTLAQLTNKFNANEGYLNVALRVMASQGFVHYNVENSSGSVTISTLPNSEFVFSLVPLYEDTFQLLTQTSVFTANKMDSESITILEPILKKFTENYHIHFEEDENLRTIQEQILTHIEGYLVGPIVVNLGMTGMFHKYFMESSFRADEFHKHPEAFAKILDFFVHLGWFSKKNDNYQFTEDGFFFAKRASAYGVTVSYLPMFKHIDSLLFGNASELRNISKNEDEIHVNREMNVWGSGGAHATYFKVIDDIIIELFNKPIAEQPKGILDMGCGNGAFLQHIFEVIERQTLRGKMLDDYPLFLVGADYNQAALKVTRANLIKADIWAKVIWGDIGNPNLLNSDLQENYNIDLKDLLNVRTFLDHNRIWEDPKVITNNRISSSTGAFAHRGVRISNNAVEDNLLEHFNKWSPFVRKFGLLIIELHTVAPQLTAQNLGRTAATAYDATHGFSDQFIVEIEELQKIAAEAGLHSDANYFKKYPETDYATVSINLLRGK